Proteins encoded within one genomic window of Bradyrhizobium sp. 186:
- the dxs gene encoding 1-deoxy-D-xylulose-5-phosphate synthase, protein MNAYSKTPLLDTIQTPDDLRKLKIEQVRQVADELRQETIDAVSVTGGHFGAGLGVVELTTAIHYVFDTPRDRLIWDVGHQAYPHKILTGRRDRIRTLRTGGGLSGFTKRSESDYDPFGAAHSSTSISAGLGMAVARDLSGGKNNVIAVIGDGAMSAGMAYEAMNNAGAMNSRLIVILNDNDMSIAPPVGAMSAYLSRLYSGKTYRTLREAAKQINKRLPKILANRANRVEEYSRGFMMDGGTLFEELGFYYVGPIDGHNLDHLLPVLKNVRDMETGPILVHVVTQKGKGYGPAEASADKYHAVVKFDVATGTQAKAKPNAPAYQNVFGQSLVKEAEKDDKIVAITAAMPSGTGVDIFNKAFPDRTFDVGIAEQHAVTFAAGLASEGYKPFCAIYSTFLQRGYDQIVHDVAIQNLPVRFAIDRAGLVGADGATHAGSFDNAYLGCLPNMVIMAAADEADMVHMVATQVAINDRPSALRYPRGEGRGIEMPEVGVPLEVGKGRVIRQGSKIALLSFGTRLAECEKAADELAAHGLSTTIADARFMKPLDTELVLKLARDHEILITVEEGAVGGFGSHVAQFLTDQGALDSGMVRFRSMVLPDVFQDHDTPAAMYGRAGLDAKGIVAKVFEALGKDVKTETVMLA, encoded by the coding sequence GTGAACGCATACAGTAAAACGCCGCTTCTCGACACCATCCAGACGCCGGACGACCTGCGCAAGCTCAAGATCGAGCAGGTTCGGCAGGTCGCCGACGAGCTGCGCCAGGAGACCATCGATGCCGTCTCGGTGACCGGCGGTCACTTCGGCGCGGGCCTCGGCGTGGTTGAGCTCACCACCGCGATCCATTACGTCTTCGACACGCCGCGCGACCGGCTGATCTGGGACGTCGGCCACCAGGCCTATCCGCACAAGATCCTCACCGGCCGGCGCGACCGCATCCGCACGCTGCGCACCGGCGGCGGCCTGTCCGGCTTCACCAAGCGCAGCGAGAGCGACTACGATCCGTTCGGCGCCGCGCATTCCTCGACCTCGATCTCCGCCGGCCTCGGCATGGCGGTGGCGCGCGACCTCTCGGGCGGCAAGAACAACGTTATCGCCGTGATCGGTGACGGCGCGATGTCGGCCGGCATGGCCTATGAGGCCATGAACAATGCCGGCGCGATGAACTCCCGCCTGATCGTCATCCTCAACGACAACGACATGTCGATCGCGCCTCCGGTCGGCGCCATGAGCGCCTATCTGTCGCGGCTCTATTCCGGCAAGACCTATCGCACGCTGCGCGAGGCCGCCAAGCAGATCAACAAGCGGCTGCCCAAGATCCTCGCCAACCGCGCCAACCGCGTCGAAGAATATTCCCGCGGCTTCATGATGGATGGCGGCACTCTGTTCGAGGAGCTCGGCTTCTATTACGTCGGCCCGATCGACGGCCATAACCTCGACCATCTGCTGCCCGTGCTGAAGAACGTCCGCGACATGGAGACCGGCCCGATCCTGGTCCACGTCGTGACGCAGAAGGGCAAGGGCTACGGTCCGGCGGAAGCCTCCGCCGACAAGTACCACGCTGTCGTCAAGTTCGACGTCGCGACCGGCACCCAGGCCAAGGCCAAGCCGAACGCGCCGGCCTATCAGAACGTGTTCGGCCAGAGCCTCGTGAAGGAAGCCGAGAAGGACGACAAGATCGTCGCCATCACCGCGGCGATGCCGTCCGGCACCGGCGTCGACATCTTCAACAAGGCGTTTCCGGACCGCACCTTCGACGTCGGCATTGCCGAGCAGCACGCGGTGACGTTTGCCGCGGGTCTTGCGAGCGAAGGCTACAAGCCGTTCTGCGCGATCTACTCGACCTTCCTCCAGCGTGGCTACGACCAGATCGTGCATGACGTCGCGATCCAGAATTTGCCCGTCCGCTTCGCCATCGACCGGGCCGGCCTTGTCGGCGCCGACGGCGCGACGCATGCCGGCTCGTTCGACAATGCCTATCTCGGCTGCCTGCCGAACATGGTGATCATGGCGGCGGCCGACGAAGCCGACATGGTGCACATGGTTGCAACCCAGGTCGCGATCAACGACCGCCCCAGCGCGCTGCGCTATCCGCGCGGCGAAGGCCGGGGCATCGAGATGCCCGAGGTCGGCGTTCCCCTCGAAGTCGGCAAAGGCCGCGTGATCCGCCAGGGCAGCAAGATCGCCCTGCTCTCCTTCGGCACGCGTCTGGCCGAATGCGAGAAGGCGGCCGACGAGCTCGCCGCCCACGGCCTGTCCACCACGATCGCCGATGCGCGCTTCATGAAGCCGCTGGATACCGAGCTGGTGCTCAAGCTCGCCCGCGACCACGAGATCCTGATCACGGTCGAGGAAGGCGCGGTCGGCGGCTTCGGCTCGCATGTCGCCCAGTTCCTGACCGACCAGGGTGCGCTCGACAGCGGCATGGTGCGCTTCCGCTCCATGGTGCTGCCCGACGTGTTCCAGGACCACGACACGCCGGCCGCGATGTACGGCCGCGCCGGTCTCGACGCCAAGGGCATCGTCGCAAAGGTGTTCGAGGCGCTCGGCAAGGATGTGAAGACCGAGACGGTCATGCTCGCCTGA
- a CDS encoding TlyA family RNA methyltransferase, whose product MSPSRKRADVLLVERGLFESRARARAAIEAGLVTADAKPVAKPSETIAEDAVIQAEPAHPYVSRGGVKLAGALERYPIEIEDHVCLDVGASTGGFTEVLLANGASLVFAVDVGRDQLHPSLRGHSKIVSMEETDIRTYEGKRLPARPDVVVIDVSFISLKTVLPVALSLAAAPMSLLALIKPQFEAERKHNKKGIIRDAAVHQEICDDVAAFAASLGCTDIEVFPSPITGGDGNIEFFLGARRG is encoded by the coding sequence ATGTCCCCTTCCCGCAAGCGCGCGGATGTTCTGCTGGTCGAACGCGGCCTGTTCGAAAGCCGGGCGCGGGCGCGCGCGGCGATCGAGGCCGGGCTCGTCACCGCGGATGCCAAGCCGGTCGCAAAGCCATCGGAGACCATCGCCGAGGACGCCGTGATCCAGGCCGAGCCCGCGCATCCCTATGTCTCGCGCGGCGGCGTCAAGCTCGCCGGCGCGCTGGAGCGCTATCCGATCGAGATCGAGGACCATGTCTGCCTCGACGTCGGCGCCTCCACCGGAGGCTTCACCGAAGTGCTGCTCGCTAACGGCGCGAGCCTCGTGTTCGCGGTCGATGTCGGCCGCGACCAATTACATCCCTCGTTGCGTGGGCATTCGAAAATCGTCTCGATGGAGGAGACCGACATCCGCACCTATGAAGGTAAGCGGCTGCCGGCGCGGCCCGATGTCGTGGTCATCGACGTCAGCTTCATCTCGCTGAAGACAGTGCTGCCTGTGGCGCTGTCGCTTGCCGCAGCGCCCATGAGCCTGCTCGCGCTGATCAAGCCGCAGTTCGAGGCCGAGCGGAAGCACAACAAGAAGGGGATCATCCGGGACGCTGCCGTGCACCAGGAGATCTGCGACGACGTCGCGGCGTTCGCGGCCTCGCTCGGCTGCACCGACATCGAGGTGTTTCCCTCGCCGATCACGGGCGGGGACGGCAACATCGAATTCTTCCTGGGCGCGCGCCGTGGTTGA
- a CDS encoding methyltransferase yields the protein MVERLKIDHVGHRGDGVSLAAGDAIYVPYTLGGETVEVDHVVGHHPDRRKLLAVDVASPARIVPFCPHFGVCGGCAIQHWAAEPYHAWKRSIVVETLAQAGIDCEVAPLVDAHGRGRRRVTLHGRFGTHDILKVGFAAANSHDVIPIHRCPILDPALDGALDAAWALAEPLTSKMPVTKPLDIQVTATANGLDVDVRGSGPLPTAIITALSRVAEQHRLARLTRHGELVLQRLPPTLQMGRAEVTLPPGSFLQATAAGEQTLAALVVERVGKAKEVLDLFCGVGPFALRLAEKARITACDNDAGAIAALAKAAHTPGLKPIKAEPRDLFRRPLVPQELRDFDAVVFDPPRQGAQAQALKLAASKVPVVVAVSCNAATFARDARLLIDGGYRIETVVPVDQFRHTPHVELVARFTR from the coding sequence GTGGTTGAGCGCCTCAAGATCGATCACGTCGGCCATCGCGGCGACGGCGTCTCGCTCGCTGCGGGCGATGCGATCTATGTGCCCTATACGCTCGGCGGCGAGACCGTCGAGGTCGATCATGTCGTGGGCCACCATCCCGATCGCCGCAAGCTGCTCGCAGTCGATGTCGCAAGCCCCGCGCGCATCGTACCGTTCTGTCCGCATTTCGGCGTCTGCGGCGGCTGTGCCATCCAGCATTGGGCAGCCGAGCCGTACCATGCCTGGAAGCGCAGCATCGTGGTTGAGACACTGGCGCAGGCCGGCATCGATTGCGAGGTCGCGCCGCTGGTCGATGCCCATGGGAGGGGGCGCAGGCGTGTCACGCTGCACGGCCGGTTCGGCACGCATGACATCCTCAAGGTGGGTTTTGCGGCGGCGAACTCGCACGACGTTATCCCAATCCATCGCTGTCCCATCCTCGATCCCGCGCTCGACGGTGCGCTCGATGCCGCCTGGGCACTGGCCGAGCCGCTGACCTCGAAGATGCCGGTGACAAAACCGCTCGACATCCAGGTCACCGCCACCGCCAACGGCCTCGATGTCGATGTGCGCGGCTCCGGCCCGCTGCCGACGGCGATCATCACGGCGCTCTCCCGGGTCGCCGAGCAGCATCGGCTGGCGCGGCTGACGCGACACGGCGAACTGGTGCTGCAACGTTTGCCACCGACCCTGCAGATGGGCCGCGCCGAAGTGACGCTGCCGCCCGGCTCGTTCCTGCAAGCAACCGCCGCTGGCGAACAGACGCTGGCCGCGCTCGTCGTCGAGCGTGTCGGCAAGGCCAAGGAGGTTCTCGACCTCTTCTGCGGCGTCGGCCCGTTCGCGCTTCGGCTTGCGGAGAAGGCCCGCATCACCGCCTGTGACAACGATGCAGGCGCGATCGCTGCGCTGGCAAAAGCGGCGCACACACCCGGCTTGAAGCCGATCAAGGCCGAGCCGCGCGACCTGTTCCGCCGCCCGCTGGTGCCGCAGGAGCTGCGCGACTTCGACGCCGTCGTGTTCGACCCTCCGCGCCAGGGCGCGCAGGCGCAGGCGCTAAAACTCGCCGCGAGCAAGGTACCGGTCGTCGTCGCGGTATCCTGCAATGCCGCGACATTCGCCCGCGATGCACGGCTGCTGATCGACGGCGGCTACAGGATCGAGACCGTGGTGCCGGTCGACCAGTTCCGGCACACGCCGCATGTCGAACTGGTCGCGCGATTTACGCGGTAG
- a CDS encoding MFS transporter yields MALGPTIGGLVSAWVGWRWIFLINLPACAMVAWGVPRLVGEERAVSPRKLDFAGMVLLTAALCAVIEALLLARSSTTTLAGGLAAGLLLMALFVAQQRRREQAIFDPVVFAQPAVVGVGVLLFAVSIGFWAILVYLPLFLTGVFGWSSRTIGVALLCATLPMLVVPPLGGRLVNRVGWRWCFAMALVLVAMGNASLMVAAAGSAHQFAQIVFGMVAIGVGAALAHPQLSGAVVALVPAEMASMASAVTIVARQAGFALGIAVLGVLLDPANPTGGFSWLFAAATVASLGGVAGGLLLLPRQATGQSIGR; encoded by the coding sequence ATGGCCTTGGGCCCGACCATCGGCGGGCTGGTCTCTGCGTGGGTCGGCTGGCGTTGGATCTTCCTGATCAACCTGCCGGCCTGTGCCATGGTCGCCTGGGGTGTTCCCCGGTTGGTCGGCGAAGAACGGGCGGTTTCGCCGCGAAAGCTGGATTTTGCAGGCATGGTCCTTCTGACGGCGGCGCTCTGTGCCGTGATCGAGGCGCTACTCCTGGCGCGATCGTCAACGACCACACTTGCAGGCGGATTGGCGGCCGGCCTCCTGCTGATGGCGCTGTTTGTCGCGCAGCAAAGGCGGCGCGAACAGGCGATCTTCGACCCGGTCGTGTTCGCGCAGCCTGCCGTGGTCGGCGTCGGCGTGCTGCTTTTCGCGGTGTCGATCGGGTTTTGGGCGATCCTGGTTTACTTGCCGCTGTTTCTGACAGGGGTCTTTGGCTGGTCGTCCCGGACAATCGGCGTGGCGCTGCTGTGCGCGACATTGCCCATGCTGGTCGTGCCACCTCTGGGCGGGCGCCTCGTCAATCGCGTGGGATGGCGATGGTGCTTCGCGATGGCCCTTGTCCTCGTCGCGATGGGCAATGCGAGCCTCATGGTCGCCGCCGCCGGCTCCGCTCATCAATTCGCTCAAATCGTGTTCGGCATGGTCGCAATCGGCGTCGGCGCCGCGCTCGCCCATCCGCAGCTTTCCGGAGCGGTCGTTGCCCTGGTGCCGGCGGAGATGGCGAGCATGGCATCGGCCGTCACGATCGTGGCGAGACAGGCCGGATTTGCCCTCGGCATCGCCGTGCTCGGGGTGCTGCTCGACCCCGCAAATCCGACGGGCGGCTTCAGCTGGTTGTTTGCGGCGGCGACCGTTGCCTCGCTCGGAGGCGTAGCAGGAGGGCTCTTGCTCCTGCCTCGGCAGGCCACGGGCCAGTCGATTGGTCGGTGA
- a CDS encoding LysR substrate-binding domain-containing protein has translation MSPIHVIMNLVHTGMMRALPPFDGLVAFDAALRHRSMTLAAKELGLTQSAVSHRLKKLEVFIGAELLRRSGAGLSPTEAGGTLADGLSKLLDDMAGLRARSRASARPTMLKVGVGSALADYWLVRRLPRFASAHSGLALELVAVASDAQARAADVDVQILWLPRLQARASSTQRLLFNESVFPVATRSLLPGGRPLRNAAGLTALPIIHKGPAGRNDGAEWSWSVWFERLGIATAVPGGLRFDTIGTALAAALQGGGVVLARSLLVTDAIGDRRLCRVLSPEWDMPSSKTHVIRWPASLCGDRRVKQFADWIAREATAGGRL, from the coding sequence ATGTCACCTATTCACGTCATCATGAATCTCGTTCATACTGGCATGATGCGTGCGCTGCCGCCCTTCGATGGTCTGGTCGCTTTCGATGCCGCCCTTCGGCATCGAAGCATGACGCTCGCGGCCAAGGAGCTCGGTCTGACGCAGAGCGCCGTCAGTCACCGGCTGAAGAAGCTCGAGGTATTCATCGGCGCGGAGCTGCTCCGTCGGAGCGGAGCCGGACTGTCCCCAACCGAGGCGGGTGGCACATTGGCTGACGGCCTGAGCAAGCTTCTCGACGACATGGCCGGATTGCGCGCTCGTTCGCGCGCCTCGGCACGCCCGACGATGCTCAAGGTAGGCGTCGGATCCGCGCTCGCGGATTATTGGCTGGTACGGCGGCTTCCGCGCTTCGCGTCCGCGCATTCCGGCCTGGCGCTGGAACTTGTCGCGGTCGCAAGCGACGCGCAGGCGCGCGCCGCAGACGTCGATGTGCAAATTCTCTGGCTCCCGCGCTTGCAGGCGCGGGCAAGCTCGACGCAGCGGCTGCTGTTCAACGAGAGTGTCTTTCCCGTGGCGACCCGATCCCTGCTTCCGGGCGGCCGGCCGCTGCGCAACGCGGCCGGACTTACAGCTCTTCCCATCATTCACAAGGGGCCGGCCGGGCGAAACGACGGAGCGGAGTGGTCCTGGTCCGTGTGGTTCGAGCGGTTGGGTATCGCAACTGCGGTTCCCGGTGGACTGAGATTCGACACGATCGGCACGGCGCTTGCCGCCGCGCTCCAGGGCGGCGGTGTCGTACTCGCACGATCACTGCTCGTAACCGACGCCATCGGCGACCGCCGCCTCTGCCGGGTCCTGTCCCCGGAATGGGACATGCCATCGAGCAAGACTCACGTCATCCGATGGCCTGCATCGCTGTGCGGCGACAGGCGCGTCAAGCAGTTCGCCGACTGGATTGCGCGCGAGGCTACCGCGGGCGGCCGGTTGTGA
- a CDS encoding porin family protein produces the protein MFRLAGSCGFATLFAVLCLGGAPVHAQVSPLRYWIPGGPFALSGSAGQSSETYGNFPSFTADGRQNFQSGFFVGSERGNAGSNGISQGGASGNFSALSYESTQLGYNYKTAGGLPVTFFAGFDTLKYVNGIGSSLAPLTSGTSPGYGAFAGVEFKPTSNLSLSFGVGYTQQQSGRMDSDINSSMLPGESPVFGGLRR, from the coding sequence ATGTTCAGACTCGCAGGTTCATGTGGTTTTGCAACTCTGTTCGCGGTGCTTTGCCTGGGCGGAGCGCCGGTTCATGCGCAAGTTTCGCCCCTGAGGTATTGGATACCGGGCGGGCCTTTCGCCCTCAGTGGCAGTGCCGGCCAGAGCTCCGAAACTTACGGTAACTTTCCAAGCTTCACTGCCGACGGCCGCCAAAATTTTCAGAGCGGTTTCTTTGTCGGAAGCGAACGCGGCAACGCGGGTTCGAACGGCATCAGCCAAGGCGGAGCGTCGGGCAATTTCAGTGCGCTCTCGTATGAGAGCACGCAGCTCGGTTACAACTACAAGACTGCGGGCGGCCTGCCGGTCACGTTCTTCGCCGGCTTCGACACGCTGAAATACGTCAACGGTATTGGCAGTTCGCTTGCGCCGCTCACTTCCGGCACCTCGCCGGGCTATGGCGCGTTTGCGGGGGTCGAATTCAAGCCGACCTCCAACCTCAGCCTGTCGTTCGGGGTCGGTTACACCCAACAGCAGTCGGGGCGCATGGACAGCGATATCAACTCGTCCATGTTGCCGGGCGAGTCGCCGGTTTTTGGCGGTCTTCGCCGCTAA
- a CDS encoding GNAT family N-acetyltransferase — MRNARRARESDLLALLDLFRVSEVSAAAEPLERAADIWRQILSRGDLAVLVSEEADRIVATCMLITAPNLLRAGRGHGFLENVVTHPEYQGRGHGRAVVAAALAEAWRKDCHHVLMQSGRKDPRVHRFYEGCGFVPGLRTGYVARAPG; from the coding sequence ATGCGAAACGCCAGACGGGCTCGAGAGTCCGATCTTCTCGCGCTGCTCGATCTGTTTCGCGTCTCGGAGGTCAGTGCGGCCGCCGAGCCGCTGGAGCGAGCGGCGGATATCTGGCGACAGATACTGTCCCGCGGCGATCTCGCCGTCTTGGTCTCGGAAGAGGCGGACAGAATCGTCGCTACCTGTATGCTCATCACCGCGCCGAACCTGTTGCGTGCCGGCCGGGGCCACGGTTTCCTCGAAAATGTCGTGACCCATCCCGAATATCAGGGGCGCGGCCATGGACGGGCTGTGGTCGCGGCGGCGCTGGCTGAAGCCTGGCGCAAGGACTGCCACCACGTCCTGATGCAAAGCGGCCGCAAGGATCCGCGCGTGCATCGCTTCTATGAGGGATGCGGATTCGTGCCGGGGCTCAGGACGGGCTACGTCGCCCGCGCGCCCGGCTGA